In Vanacampus margaritifer isolate UIUO_Vmar chromosome 6, RoL_Vmar_1.0, whole genome shotgun sequence, the DNA window aagtattcggtttacgtgaagggtatgggatttttaataggtttcaggtgaattaatgagcacacactcacacgcacgcacatatgcacacacgaaaagaagaaaaaaaagatgggtcaaatgcagagaacaaatttcgccccacctatgtgggtgtgacaatcagtggtaaaaaaaaataaacaaaaaatgacacaaaatcagaaatgacacaaaaaaagtgtcccACAAGGAGAACTGAACGATTAAATGCATTTGCattataattacaatttcaTAACGCTCTAATTTAAGCCTGCCGCTCTAGGTATGCATAATTTTCAATGAGTTTACCGTCTTACAAGACCTTGAGGGGAATATCTAACATGTTTAATGTAATTCACCtctcaacatttaaaaacaaaacaaaagcctcaCCGTAtgatttgtgtattttgtgttgtttcagcTTCATCAAAGTTTATACCTGTAGTTGTAGATAAAGTGTCTGTCATATTAATTTATGCTTAATTTGCCTTTATCTtagtatattttaatatataccaGAGTTGATTGGTTTAAGAAAGATTGATAAAttgcttgtttgttaaaaaatatattttagaaagaTCTTAATTGCAAATTAAATCACAATTCTGGGGGGAACAAttacaatgaaattattttccaaaatcattcAGCCCTACCATAACGCATGGATCAAACACTGCAGCCATTTGgaatgaaaacaacatttttcaactatggaaaaaaattaatacagtaATCCTTTTTATCCCATGACAGCTTTATTGCTGTATGACTGCTCCTCCACTCTcctgccctctagtggaattTACTTCAATTACCAAATGTTCCTTCAGCTACACTAGAAGTTACGGACGGAGCCCCTCTGGTGTCAGGgtatgaatttttttcttcttctgctaatctgtacccacagtttagtaatctgtacccacagttaaGCATTGCTCATGATTGGTCTGTTTAGTCACATGCCGTGATGACGTACTCTGCTTTCCCCGGGAAGTTTCCAGGACTTTCATTTAGTGGCTGTACATACCACCTACGCGACCGctttaataaaactaaaaatataatatagtcATCTAGATCAGTGTTTGTCAACACTGGTCCTCAgggcacactatccagcctaTTTTCCATGTGTCCCTATTCCAACgcaggtgaggatcgttatcaggattCTCTAGagtttgctgataaactgtcattggaatcagcttcatttttttgcttcatttattgtttttatcttattttaagcattccatacagttcagtagttcaccgcataatttcatgcagggagatatcGGCACACTGTCATGTACGTTGTGTTAtgtgaagttatgttgaatatttatgaatgaagaaagccatCTAGTTtcatactcgagtaaattgcgTTTTAGCATTCATGGTCTGTGCTTCCAAaagggtcgccattgtagagtgacgtcacaagtagtccgtcggtgaagtcggggtactttttcttcccgacttcgcaagtgggatttccgagttcaagggggcgttacCGTACACACTttctggtttgaactcggaaaagaacaacttccgaccatcctcgaatgcagcacgAGGACCAGGGTTGCAAAAGGCAATTAAAACGTGTGGCATTTGCCAAGGCCCACAGCCTGCTAAAAGGATGGAAGCTGGAAAAGTGTCAGAAGGTGGATTTCTCTGATGAATCTTCGGTTGAATTACATCACAGCCACCGCAAATATTGCAGAAGACCTACTGGAGCCCGCATGGATCCGAGAtacacccagaaaacagttaagtttGGTGGCGGAAAAATCATGGTCTGGGGTTACATCCAGTATGGGGGCGTGCGAGAGATTTGCAGGGTGGAAGGCAATATCAATAGCCTAAAATATCAAGACGTATTGGCTACCTCTTACATTCCCAACCAtaaaaggggtcaaattttgcagcaggatggcgctccatcgcatacttccatctctacatcaaagttccTCTAGGCGAAGAAGATCAAGGTGCTCCAAGACTGGCCAGCCCAGTCGccagacatgaacatcattgagcatgtctggggtagaatgaaagaggaagcatggaagaccaaaccaaagaatcttgatgaactctgggaggcatgtaagactgctttctttgctATTCCTGATTACTTCATCAATACATTGTATGAATCATTGCCGAACCGCATGGATGCAGTCCTTCAAGCTCATGGAAGTCATACAAGATATTAGATATGGATCTCACAGCACCACTACTTCATTCTCTGATGctatgtaactttttttgtatttgaagtaaattatttgttccattttcacattactttttgtaggtgacaaaacttttgtcttgccaaaatctgacctttctgtgttcattaaatgatcaaaatttcttcagagaagcaaatttatttttgtatattaaacatcatttgggagggttttagcttttatatgagccatttccaaaaccaatgggttaattaaaagtcaggttataagctggtgtttctacaaaatggataagcgacaagacttttgtcagggactgtagTTGTAGCAAAAAATGTTCCACGCTCACCAATTTTTCACCTTGTTTCTTGTTCCGGAAACTAAAAACAACTTCCGGAATTGtccataaaataaaaggaaacgGCGCCTTAGACAATACCAGCAGTAGCGACACCCCCGATTAGGAGTGAAACcgcaatacattttcaaaacaacgTGTGTGGGTTGCACACAAATATGAAGGCAAACACATGTGCGGCACTCTGCCGTAACATCCGTGCCGTCACCTCGGGCGCGAGTATAAAGAGTTCCAACTGTAGCAATAGAGGTTGCCCTTTGACTTTTAAATGACTGACTTCTTACCTGAGCCTGAACAATATCATCCATCATGTCTGGATTAGATGACAAATTCACAAGAACCTTCAAGGTCTGAACCTAAAATAAATTACCATGTTAACTCACAGTATTGTCAAACAActgttaaaaacatatttaattctTAAAAAGAGTGTTAGGAGCAGACCCTAACCTGTAATGTCGCGTTGCTTACCACCAGCAAAGAGAGTAGAAGCGTCACTGAACCTTTGAGCAGGTGTTGATGTTTGTCAGTGACAGAAAGGTTGGTTAGCAGCCTGAGAGCACCTAGTTGAAGGTCAGAGTTCACCGCAGACATCTCAATCAACTCGAGCACTTGTGGCACATAGACCTAAAAGACAAGACATATTTTTCAGAGACAGAGGTCCAAGAACTGACAATACGTATATGGTACAGTGATTCACAGACGAAACCTAAAGCCAAAAACAAGCACTATCTAATATTTAAACAATCAATCTACAAGGCAGCTAGAAACCACCCATCAGTCACATGTTccatacttttgctcacttgaaaagtgggtgtGTACACTGTACAAACAAAATGTGGACTGTTCTGAGTTGTTTCACACATCTAGATGTAAAGACcataaaataaaagctggaattctgaaCTTCTGTCTCATATATTTCTTCTTTTGAGCTGAAAAACATAAGTCTTGAgtagacaacaaaaaaaggaaaagacctTCCCGTTCCAATACTGTTGGAGTGGACCGTATGCtatgcatataaaaaaaaaaaatccccactaaGCTCTATAGTGCATTGGTAggcaaactcagtcctcaaATTAAATTAAGTCCTGCAGTtgttggatgtttcccttcttcaacaaaGCTGATTCCTATAATCAGCTCAGCAGCAAGctttgcataagcctgataatgatcctgttcattggaatcagctgtgttggaggagagaaaccTCTAACCTGCAGGACCACGGCTcacgaggaccgagtttgcccacagTTATGCAAGCTAAAGAATAATTTTAACAGTTTTAataagttaaaatgaattttaatgtTCATATGTGTAAATTGTGTGAGATTATAGAATTATATAAAAATCACACACTCTGATCAGTAAGTGGCTGAAAAGAGACACCTGCTAACTACAGTATAGATAACCGGACTGATGTTGTTCGTAGCATATACGATATGGAGAGAATCCGAAAGTAAGATGTAAAATTTGATATCATTGATGAAATATGGTCATATTGGTTTACACGTTTTTAATCGAAGGCCTGGGATAAACTCTAGCGCACCCGCAACCCaggtgaggataagcggtacgGATAATGAAGGAATTTTATGTCCCTTTACTTCAAACCTTACCACAAAGAAGAGAATGAATATGGTCATACAAGCAAATGTTGTCTATGGAgactatacagtatgtgaattGTATTCCCCCTTGCTGTTTGTactattattgtttgtatttgtgttgtctctttaaaaaaaaaaaaactataaaagtaaaaaaatatatatatattttttaatattgtctcTCTATACCACATATTTTCACTAATCGCGGGTGGGTCTGGAACCCATCTCATGCAAGAAATGGGGCTTCACTATATGGTTGCGTACCGTCAGCTGTTCCTGGTTTTGGATGTTCATACAGAGATTATTTAAAGCATTGAGAGTCTGCACTTTAACCTCCGGTGCAGGGTCAGAGAGGAAACCACCTATGATAGGAATCCCTTCACATTCGCGTATAACATTCTGCGGGATAGAAGATACATAATGTTAGAATGTTTGTAGAATTTCACAAAAATGTGATAGTCTAATCTTTTTTGAAGGCCCGTACCTGATTGACAGTAAAAGCAGCAGCGTTTCCTAAAGTGAGCAAGAGACGGCACTTGTCTGGTGTACTATTGCTGGTCTGGAGACATGTCAGCAGCATATTTAAGTGCTGTGGCTCCAGGTTGCCAGCAGACTGGTGGATGATGTCACCTGTGAAGCCAAAACTAGTTTTCATAAGACTGTCTCAGTTGCCAAtcatatttcattttcacaGGGCCAGCGCACTGGCCCTTAATAATCTAAGTGCTTTTCTGTTCTCTAGCTAGCAAAACACCTCTggtgtatttaattaatttaaagtgcTTAAACCAACCACAGACACAGTACAATAGCTGTATAAAAAAttaagtggatattttgccgcGATCTGCTACTCGCCACAATTACAAGTACACATTTTGCGCCAGTTGAGTGTATGAGTTTGTGGCATAATGGTTAACAACCTTTGCTCTGAGAGGTAGGGTTAGGCTGCCAATGCCGAGAACTGATTGAGGGTTTGGGTTAGGCCAGagatgggcaaaccccggcccgcgggccaaatacggcccgttatgcgtttcaatccggcccgccgaacttatccaataaggctagagaaaaaaagcttctttttttttgttcagctcagtggccgagtggttagagtgtccgccctgagactgggaggtcctgggttcaattcccggccgggtcataccaaagactatactagactatataacttctacacacccggaaaatatgatcactgggtcggggtcccactgataagctcgtttacgcacagaaaggggacagaaagatacgcagggtacattcataacaacgtttgcaatttattcaaataaacgggagaatggcagtaagcttaactcaagataactgattcaaaaaatacaattcttcctggatttggacatttacagcaggagacggcacggttttgtgttgaacacagcaataatgtcctgatagtccggagaatcggtcaattcttttttgaaagaaagcagggacaaagagttcagtctatcagtcaacattgtggcactgttgtgttttgatccttttgacagctgaagatagtctttctacatgctgtcatgggtgaggtgaggagcgcgcatgcaggagactgttgatattggtgaagacatccccggggcgtgcgtcgagcacttctatgagcgtttcctcgttggcttttggcttctttttgagctgctgcacaaacaccgtgtgctatgcgtctcccacggagatggaaaagtggtcagagacggattggatgtacgcgctttgtcctcagcgcgtgacaggcagcagcggctatcatgcagccgcatgtgtcacacgtactgtgggcccgggttaaaaatgggtgggccaatggaaaaaaaatctttaactttatgccttgaattgaaatctattaataatagatgcagtcaccaggtttgacagatcacagtgtatgtgctattataatctatttacatttctcctcccactttgccaaatagtgtgtaaatgccgcatcttgcatattcattgaggcaaacgtactacctggattagggctattttataataataataataataataataataataataataataataaatttcatttaaaaacagcacctttcagaacacccaaggtcactttacaaagcataaaaacacagcaaaagttgagctaaaacaataaaaatgaagctattggaaaagctgttttaaatatgtggattttgcacatttgaaaaacgcagtcctaagtgcacactataagtaaattgggttgtacatttatctgtgtgtttttactgtgctatgaggtccaaataaatgctcctggtccggccaatttgtcaaaatttcaaacccattgtggcccgcaagtcaaaaagtttgcccacccctggctgTTAATGCCGACGGTAACAGCCTACAGTATATGCTCTGACGGTTATGGTTACAGACTGGTATAGCAGTCTATCTTCtgtggcaaaacaaaataacaacttCGTGAATAGACCATGGACATATACAGGTCCGTAGACACAGAAGGGGGTGAAGCGATGCAGGAACCACGCTCAGTGCACCACTCGGTCCGGTGcctgaccaatcagagccgttcACGGTAAAATATCGCTAGCAagagagttgccggtcacggcttcatatttataaatgtttaacattgtggacttttttttttttttttaatagagctGCCTTGTTGGTTCTCCAATAAGGCAGCCATTTGCTATTCAAATACTTACCCAAAGTATCATCCGTTCTTTCACTTCGGGGACACATAAGGTCCAGTCCAGACACTTTGGCCAACAGGCTGTCTGGCCGAGAACTACCTTCATTGCCCCCTCTTTTCTTGTATCTCCTCAAGCTTCCTCCATTTATGAGTTTGTAAATTCCATAAGAGGCTCCAGCACCGGCGACTATTCCAAGCAAAGTCTTAATACTGCCAATTCTAGGCGTAAAGCTGCTGCCGTCGCCCATTCTGATGCAGTCTCTTCAGCTAAACCTCAGCGATGAATCTTTTACCGGATGCTATGTACTGTACACAGGACAGGAGGGTATGTCGTACGTTTTGAAATCTGTATCACACAACTAACATGGCACGTTCATTAAAGCAAAGCAAAGTACACTAAACAAAAGTAACTTAAAAGGACTCATCGTCTGTTGTACTAGTTTGCTTTTATGTGTGCTGCACTGATTGCTCACCGGGCAGAAAATAGTTGCGAGGCAGAGTGACCTTGTTAACGAAAACGCTAGAGTCTGGATTTTTCACCCGTATGTTGTCCAACTAGGCTTCCT includes these proteins:
- the armc10 gene encoding armadillo repeat-containing protein 10 isoform X1, with translation MGDGSSFTPRIGSIKTLLGIVAGAGASYGIYKLINGGSLRRYKKRGGNEGSSRPDSLLAKVSGLDLMCPRSERTDDTLGDIIHQSAGNLEPQHLNMLLTCLQTSNSTPDKCRLLLTLGNAAAFTVNQNVIRECEGIPIIGGFLSDPAPEVKVQTLNALNNLCMNIQNQEQLTVYVPQVLELIEMSAVNSDLQLGALRLLTNLSVTDKHQHLLKGSVTLLLSLLVVSNATLQVQTLKVLVNLSSNPDMMDDIVQAQAPASVMLLFDMQTSSAVLLRLLTFTGNLKAWRPSAQVAEELRRKHDCLFRVMLDESSELHSRLVQLMSHSDKEIQAQVARILT
- the armc10 gene encoding armadillo repeat-containing protein 10 isoform X2, producing the protein MGDGSSFTPRIGSIKTLLGIVAGAGASYGIYKLINGGSLRRYKKRGGNEGSSRPDSLLAKVSGLDLMCPRSERTDDTLGDIIHQSAGNLEPQHLNMLLTCLQTSNSTPDKCRLLLTLGNAAAFTVNQNVIRECEGIPIIGGFLSDPAPEVKVQTLNALNNLCMNIQNQEQLTVYVPQVLELIEMSAVNSDLQLGALRLLTNLSVTDKHQHLLKGSVTLLLSLLVVQTLKVLVNLSSNPDMMDDIVQAQAPASVMLLFDMQTSSAVLLRLLTFTGNLKAWRPSAQVAEELRRKHDCLFRVMLDESSELHSRLVQLMSHSDKEIQAQVARILT